Proteins from one Listeria weihenstephanensis genomic window:
- a CDS encoding UDP-glucose dehydrogenase family protein: MNIVVIGTGYVGLVTGVALAEIGHDVCCVDIDAFKVAQLKKSISPIYEPGIEELIEKNINAGRLTFSTDLKAAVTDSSIVYLAVGTPQKQDGSANLEYIEEAAMNIAQSISQDTVVVVKSTVPVGTNRYLKKFIQNKTPYKISIVSNPEFLREGVAVKDVFHGDRIVLGADDDIALEQLEAVNQGFQIPIFKTGLESAEMIKYASNAFLATKISFINEIANICEKVGGDIREVSAGMGMDHRIGSSFLQAGIGYGGSCFPKDTLALNQIAKNSGYDFKLIQSVIQANKAQQLKLVKVLKSHYNSDLKGKQIALLGVAFKPETDDIREAASEVIIKELLWCGAKISIYDPVAAANMKAVFGEEIHVAETIEEVLYQADAALVVTEWDEIKKIKLEEFSSQMKHPLVLDGRLVFDKDQMKKAGISYYSIGTGELQLNEPVYI; encoded by the coding sequence GTGAATATAGTAGTTATCGGTACGGGATATGTTGGTTTGGTAACAGGTGTGGCACTGGCGGAAATAGGGCACGACGTTTGTTGTGTAGATATTGATGCATTTAAAGTAGCACAATTGAAGAAGTCTATTTCACCGATTTATGAGCCAGGCATTGAGGAATTAATTGAGAAAAATATAAACGCAGGTAGACTCACTTTTAGCACTGATTTGAAAGCAGCAGTTACAGACAGCTCGATCGTGTACTTAGCTGTTGGTACACCACAAAAGCAAGATGGTTCAGCTAATCTCGAATACATCGAAGAAGCAGCGATGAACATTGCGCAATCTATCAGTCAAGATACAGTTGTGGTAGTGAAGAGTACGGTTCCAGTAGGTACGAACCGTTATTTGAAAAAATTTATCCAGAATAAAACACCGTATAAAATATCGATTGTCTCCAATCCAGAATTTTTGAGAGAGGGCGTTGCAGTCAAAGACGTATTCCATGGTGATCGTATAGTACTCGGAGCAGATGATGATATAGCACTAGAGCAATTAGAAGCAGTCAATCAAGGCTTCCAAATTCCGATTTTTAAAACAGGCCTCGAAAGTGCAGAAATGATCAAATATGCTTCCAACGCCTTTTTAGCTACGAAAATCAGTTTCATCAATGAAATTGCAAACATTTGTGAAAAAGTTGGCGGAGACATTCGCGAAGTTAGTGCTGGAATGGGAATGGATCATCGGATTGGGAGTTCGTTTTTACAAGCCGGTATTGGGTATGGTGGATCTTGTTTTCCTAAGGACACACTAGCACTTAATCAGATCGCCAAAAATAGTGGCTATGATTTCAAACTAATACAATCAGTTATCCAGGCGAACAAAGCACAACAATTGAAACTAGTGAAAGTGTTGAAATCACACTACAACAGTGATTTGAAAGGAAAACAGATTGCTCTCCTAGGTGTTGCTTTTAAACCAGAAACAGATGATATTCGTGAGGCAGCATCAGAAGTTATCATCAAAGAACTCTTGTGGTGTGGTGCAAAGATTTCAATCTATGATCCAGTAGCAGCAGCCAATATGAAAGCTGTTTTTGGAGAAGAAATTCACGTTGCTGAAACAATTGAAGAGGTTTTATATCAAGCTGACGCGGCTTTGGTCGTCACAGAATGGGATGAAATCAAAAAAATAAAGCTGGAAGAATTCAGCTCGCAAATGAAACAT